The Rhizobiaceae bacterium genome contains the following window.
AGGTTCTTCGTGTATTTCCGGCGCATGAAGGAAAGAATGCCCGCATAGGTCGGGTCCGAAGCGGCGCCTGTCAGGCTGCGCGCGGTCAAGGCATTGTCGATCGACGATGACGGCATGTGGTGTCCCTCGGTGAATCGAGGCGCTTTTATTGGCTATTCTTTTCAGGAATGCGACCCTTAATTGGGATTCGGTGAGGCGAGGGCGAAGATGAGCATCGGCGACGGACGGACGAAACGCAGCGAATACAGGACGTTTCGGACCATAACCACACGTTGGATGGACAACGACGTCTACGGCCATATGAACAATGTCGTTCACTATTCCCTGTTCGATACGGCCATAAATGGCTGGCTCGTCGAGCAGGGCGTGCTCGATCTGGCGCAAAGCGACCATATCGGACTGGTCGTTGAAACCGGCTGCCGCTATTTCGCGGAAATGGCGTTTCCCGATGTCGTTGCGGCGGGAATCCGCGTCGGGCGGATCGGCACCAGTTCAGTGCGCTATGAGGTGGGGTTGTTTCGCAACGACGAGGAGGACGCCGCCGCCCAAGGGTTCTTCGTGCACGTTTATGTGGATCGAACCACGCGCAGGCCGAAACCCATTTCCGACAGGTTCAGGCAAGCGCTGGAAACGATGGGCTAGACTTTCGCCGACACCATCATGAAGGCAGGCGTGTCTTCGCCAAATCCCACCGTCGTGTTGACTTCCTCGTCATCTTCGCGGTGACGGCGTGGCTCGCGAACCGGCCGGTCGCGCTGTTCGGGCTGGATCTTGCGTTCCGCATTGTCTTGGCGGATCGCGTCCTTGCGCACCCGGCGCTCCGGGGCGGCCTCGGGCGCCTCCGCTTCCTCCGCCTTCACCCGCGGGGCAGACTTGCCGCGCGCGTCCTTGCCGCGCGTGCGCCGCTCCGGCTTCCCGCCGCGGCCCCGTGGCCTTTCGTCATCCGAATCCGTGGAAGGTGCCAGCGTCGACAGGTCACCGTCATGCCATTCGACCGTTTTGCCGATCAGCTTTTCGATGGCGTCGACATAACGCATGTCGGACCGCGTGACGATGGTGAAGGACTTGCCCGCGCGGCCCGCACGGCCCGTGCGGCCAATGCGGTGCACGTAGTCCTCCGAGTGGATCGGCACGTCGAAATTGAACACGTGGCTGACGTCGGGAATGTCCAGACCGCGCGCGGCGACATCCGATGCGACGAGCAGCTTCAGCTTGCCGTCGCGGAAGTTCGACAGCATGGTCATGCGTGCGCGCTGATCCATGTCGCCGTGCAGTGCCCCGGCATTGAAATCATATTTGACCAGCGAGCGGAAAAGCTCGGACACGTCCACCTTGCGGTTGCAGAAGATGATGGCGTTCTTGATCCCATCGCCTTCCGACTGGATGAGATCGCGCAGCACGGCGCGCTTGTCCCATGGCTTCGAGCCGGATTTGACCAGCCGCTGGGTGACAGTGGAGGCGGTCGAGGATGCTTTCGCGACCTCGATGCGAACGGGAGCGTGCAGGAACTGCTCTGTCAGCTTCGTGATTTCCGGCGGCATGGTGGCCGAAAAGAACAATGTCTGCCGCGTGAAGGGTATCAGTTTGCAGATGCGCTCGATGTCGGGAATGAATCCCATGTCGAGCATGCGATCGGCCTCGTCGATGACAAGGATTTCGACCCCGGTTAGCAACAGCTTGCCGCGCTCGAAATGGTCCAGCAGCCGACCCGGCGTGGCAATCAGCACATCGGCGCCGCGCTCAAGCTTCTTCTCCTGGTCGTCGAAGGAGACACCGCCGATAAGCAGGGCGACGGTCAGGCGATGGTTCTTGCCGTATTTCGTGAAGTTCTCCTCGACCTGCGCCGCGAGTTCGCGCGTCGGTTCGAGAATGAGCGTGCGCGGCATGCGTGCGCGAGCGCGCCCCTTTTCAAGGCGCGTGAGCATGGGCAGGACGAATGAAGCGGTCTTGCCCGTGCCGGTCTGCGCGATGCCGAGCACATCCTTGCCTTGCAAGGCGTGCGGAATCGCACCGGCCTGAATTGGTGTCGGGTTGACGTAGCCGCTGTCGGTAACCGCGGAAAGGACCTTGGGAGAGAGGCCGAGATCCGCGAAAGAGACGGGCTGTGCTTGCGGTTGCGTTTCGGTGGTCACGTCCAACGAGGACTCTGTATCTACTGACAAGTGTTGTTGCGCCCTTACTGGCGGTAACGCGGCATTGCCGCCGGAGACGCTTGGCGTCCAACTTCTCGGCGCGACGTAGGCGCACGCCCGCGATTTGTCAACTAAACCTGATGTAATGTGCCGCGGTTTCAGCCGAAGTGACTAAGAATGTCACGCATAAGTGTGATGATCTGCTTGGTTCATCAGTAGCGGAACTGCTCGGACAGTATTCGTTCATTCCAGGAATGGTCGGGATCGAACAGCAGGGTGGCGGTGTGGACGCGTGATTCCCGAACGCTGACCGTGGTCACACCTTTGACCTCCGTGTGATCGGCGGCGGCGTTCACGGGGCGCTTTTCAGACTCCAGTATGTCGAAGCGCACATGCGCGAGATCGGGCAGCAGCGCGCCACGCCAGCGCCGGGGTCGAAAGGGGCTGACAGGAGTCAGCGCAAGCAGCGGCGCGTCGAGCGGCAGGATCGGCCCTTGCGCGGAAAGGTTGTAGGCGGTCGAGCCTGCGGGCGTCGCTACCATCACACCATCGCAGTTCAACTCTTCGAGCCGCACCTTGCCATCGACCGTGATGCGGATCTTTGCCGTCTGGTAGGACTGCCTCCAAAGCGCGACCTCATTGATCGCAAGTGCATTGGTGATGGTTCCGTCCGCTTGCACGGCCTCCATTTCCAGTGGTCGGATCGTTTCCGGTTGGGCGACTGTGATGCGCTCGAGGAGATTGTCCTCGGCGAACGGATTCATCAGGAAACCGACCGTACCGCGGTTCATGCCATAGACGCGCTTGCCCGTCGACATGGTTTCGCGGAGCGTTTGCAACAGGAATCCGTCACCGCCGAGGGCGACGACGACGTCTGCCTCCTTCGGATCGGCCTGACCGTAAAGCGCAATGAGCCGCGCTGCGCCCTCGCGTGCATCCGGCACGTCCGACGATGCAAATGAAACTTTGGGCGCGGTTCCAATCATGCAGCTTTGCCGGGGTCCATGTTCATTTCGACGAGGGCGTAGCATGGCGGGCAGTGGCTGCAAAGCGCGCTTATCGTTGAAAATATCCTGTATGGACGTGCAAGCGGCGGTCTCACGGTGTTCAACTTGTGATAGGACGCATTTTAGCCAGTTGAGGGGTGGCGGACGGGATCCGCTGGTGAAATTGCAAAACCATTTGGGAGACCGGAATGATCAAACGACAAATTCTGGCTGTGCTCTCGACCGCCGTGCTGCTCGCCGGCTGCCAGTCGAGTTCCGATCCGGACGTCCAGGCCAAGGAACACGAGTTCGGCTGCATGGCCGGAACGGTGGGCGGCGCGATAATTGGCGGCCTTGTGGGCAGCACCATAGGCGCAGGCACGGGCACTACACTGGCCATTGGCGCCGGCATCGGCGCGGGTGGTTATATCGGCAATCGTCTGGCTTGCCGCTGAAGGAGGTTGGTATGAGATCCTATGTACTTTCCGCCGCCGCGCTGCTGCTTGGCACGGGTGTCGCATTCGCCCAGCAGAGCCAGACCATGAATGAGGGACAACTCAATCAGGTCGACACAGACAAAAACGGCGCGGTCAGCGCCGCCGAGTATCAAAGCTTCATGAACGCTGCTTTTGCAAAGCTCGACGCGAACGGCAACGGATCGCTCAGTGCGACCGAAACCGCGAAGGTCCTGACGCCCGACCAGTTCTCGACACTTGACGCGAACAGCAATGGAGCTGTCGACAAGAAGGAATTCATGACCCAGGTCATGAAGGATTTTGCCGCTGCGGATAAGAGTGGCGACGGAACCCTCAAGTAATCCGGTCATTCGGGATGCATATCCGGTAATGCATCTCCGAACGGCTGAATTGCCTATTTATTAGGGAGGAGTAGCATCCGGTTTGTCCGTGATGACCCTTCCGCCCGAAACCTGTCACGGCAAACCCGCCGGCCTCGCCGGCGGGTTTTTCATTGGAGGGTTGGTATCTGATGGACCCGGCGCCGACTTGATGGAGCGAACGCCGCTGATCGCCCGTTGAATTCGCCAATGCACCTGTGATAAGCGGCAGGCGTTGCCCTTGTAGCTCAGTTGGTAGAGCACCTGATTTGTAATCAGGGGGTCGTCGGTTCGAACCCGGCCGGGGGCACCAGAAATCCCAAAATTTGCCTGCCAGCCCACCTCAATAGGCCGCGACGGATGCAATGAACGTGTCCAGGACGCTTATCCCCACGTACACGACCGCCACGATCTCCTGAATTCTTCGCTTCGTCGTCATCGCCCCCACGACGCAAAGAACAGCCAATAGCGCGAGCAGGCCCTGATCTTTTGTAAGCATTCGCACCTGCCAAAGCCAGGAATTCGCCAGGATGGCCACCAAATGGAAACAGGCCAACGCGATCAGCGCCCATCTGCCGTCGCGTTCGAATGCCACGAGCATGTCGCGATCTGTATCGGAAGGAACGATGAGGGCGGCAGCGGTGAACAGCGTCATCACCATCGCGACCAGCATTGTGAAAGCAAGGAGCGACCAATGGCTTGCCGTCGAGAGTTCGAACAGCGCCCACCAGAATTGCAGTCCCTCGCCGAGCACCGCGCCGGCAAAGAGCAGCGGGAGCCAGTCGAACTTCATCTTGGATCGAGCCTTGAATGCGTTTACGTAACCCGTAAGCACGCGCGCAATCGATAGTCCCAGCACGGTCGAGATCGGCACGACGATCCAGTGAAATGCTTCCATGCGCGGATTTGACACTTACCGGCAGAAATTGTCCAGAATTGACGAAGTGAGGTTTGAGGCTGCCGAATTTCTGCTTTTACGCTGTAACAACGCCCTTGTTGCCGGGTCTGGGCGTACCATATTTTTAAGGTGAGACGTTGGCTCGACGGGAATGGAGCACGTGAGGGAAGGCTATGATCCGTTTCGTTGTCCTTGGCCTGGTAATTGTCGCGGTTTCGTTTCTGGCAGCGCAAGCGATCCGGTTTGCGCGTACACGGGAAATCGACTGGACCGGCCTTGCCTTCATGGTCGGGTTCGTGGTGATGGCGTTCTATCTGCGGCACGCCACGGGCATGGGCTAGGTTCCTAATTTCCGACGACCACCTTCAAAGCCGCCAGCGGCGTCGTCAGCACAATCTCAGCCGCAGTTCCGAGCGAACCACCCAGGCGCCGCCCGAGTTCATTCACACGGTCTGTGATTGCTTCCTCGCTGTCGATCGTACTGGCTTCGTTGTTCAGCCCCGCGCCGATCAGCTTGATGATGACGGGATTTGCGGCGAACTTGGTGTGTCCCAGCCGATCTCCCTTGACCGCCGTCAGGTCCGCAACGGCGACGCCATATTGCGCGAGGTCGGCGGCATCCGCATAGTCGCCCACACGTGGACGTTCACCGGCCAGGAAACCGGAAAGCTGAAGCGCGCGGTCATTGCCGGAAAGCAGAAGGATAAACGGCTTCTTGGGCTTTCCATAGCGGCGCATCTGGGCCTTGAACACGTCGACATCGATGTCGGGCGAGGCGAGAATGACGTCACCGAGCTTGCCGCCAAGCGTCGGGTCGCCGGCAATCGCCAATTGGCGCAGCGCTTCCATCGTGACCCAGTTGCCCATCGAGTGCGCCATGATGTCCACGCGCTTCGCGCGCTTCGAAATCATCCGCAGGGTGGCTTCAAGTGAATCCCGGGCGGCTGTCGCGCTGTTGTTGTCGTACACATAGTCCACCAGCTTGCCGCCGGATGCCCACGAGAAGAGCACAGGCGTTCCTTCATAGCCCGCATCATGGACGATCTGGGTTATGCGATAGACGGCGGAATCGAAGCTGGTCTTGTAGCCATGGACAAATACCAGCACACGGCCATCGTGCTTTGCGATGTCGGCCCCCACCGCATTTTCAAAGGCAGGCTCCGAATAGCCCGTGATCGAGGACGCGGTGAAGAATTTCGCCGGGTCTGCAACTTTGCCCTTGCGCCGTTCGATCATTCCCACTGCGTGGACGGACGGCACCGTCATGTCGACCTTCGCGAAATCCGTCTTAGGGGCGCGCACGCTGCCGTAATATTCAAGCTCGTCGACCGACTTTTCGCGTGTCGTGGCGACGAAGATCTGGTGCGTGGCCGCAATCTGATCCGGGCGAGCTTCCCTGGATTGAAGCGTCAGAATTTCACGCGTGTTCTGATTGGCGCAGCCTACGGCGAGCAAGAACAAGGCAACCAATGCGATTTTTCGGATGACGTCCATTGGAAGCACTCATTCTGCCGGTGAAAGTCAGGCACGCCAGAAGACCGGTGAAAAGATCACCAGCACGGAGAGAATTTCAAGTCGCCCAAGCAGCATCGCCGCGGAGCATATCCATTTAGCAGCGTCCGGAATGTCTGCATAGTTGCCCATCGGACCGATCTGCGGGCTCAGCCCCGGGCCAACGTTGGTCAGTGAAGCCAGCGCACCCGAACTGGCGCTCAGGAAATCCAGTCCGGTCGCGCCCAGCAGGACGGTGAAGATCGCCAGCAATACGAAGAACGACGAGATGAACAAAACCACCGCGCGCTGCATGTCCTGATCGATGGTACGGTCGCCATAGCGCACCGGCAGCACGGTGTTGGGGTAAATCAAGCGGCGGAAACCATTACCCAGAAGCTGAAACAGGATAAGGAACCGATACGCCTTGATCGCCCCGGTTGTGGAGCCGGAGCAGCCGCCAAGGAACATCGACACATAGATGCAGGCGACGGCGAAAGGTCCCCACAGCAGGTAGTCGTCGCTTGAATAGCCGGTGGTGGTGATCATCGAGACGATGTTGAAGGTGGCGTGGGTCAGCGCATCAAAGAACGAGATATCCCGCGTCGCCCGCAGATAGATCGCCACGACGAGCGAGAAGGCTATCGTATAGCCGACATAGATCCGGATCTGCGGATCTCGCACGGCGTCATAGCGGCCGCGTACGGCAAACAGGATCATCACGGAGAAGGGCAGTCCGCCGATCAACATGAAGATCGAGCCGGTCCAAAGAATGGCGCTGTTCTGCGCGTAGCGCAGGAAAGACGTGTCGTGCGTGGAGAATCCGCCGGTCGCTATCGTGCTCATGGCATGGTTGATCGCATGGAAGCCGGGCATGCCGCTGGCGGCGTAGGCAATCGCGCAGCAGGTCACCAGCATCGTGTAGATAGCGATGAGGCTGATTGCGAAGGTGTGGAAGCGGGCGAATGGCCGGTCTGCGATCTCGGACGATTCGATCTTGAAATAAGAAACACCGCCAATATTCAGAAAAGGCAGCAGAAAAAGGCCGAGGGCGATAACCCCCAAGCCTCCCATGAATGAGAGCAGCGAGCGCCACATGATGATGCCGGGAGCGGCGTTGTCCAGCCCGCTGATGACGGTCGCGCCCGTGGTCGTAATGCCGGACACGGACTCGAAAAGAGCATCGGTGAAACTCAAGCTAAGCGATGACATCATGAATGGAACAGCGCCTGCGACCGCGAGTGTCAGCCAAAGCAGATTGACGAGGAAGAAGCCGAACCTTGTGTTCGGCTGCGGGCTGCCGCCACGTGTGGCAAGCATGAGAGCGGTCGAAATGCCGCCCATCACAAGGGCGGAAAATGCGAAGACCTGCCAGTCGCGATTGCCAAAATAGAGATCGATCGCCGCCGGAATGAGCATTGCGGCCGACAGATACATCGCAAAGACTGCGGCGACATGTACCGCCGCACGGATGGCCAAGCTGTTCACGCCAACAAATACCCTTCCATGGATCGGACAGTGGCTTCACCGACATCAATATGCAATACGCGGAGCGATTGGAGTTCCCGTTCGATGACCTTTGCACAACGCGTACTGCGCGCCGAAGCTGCCGTGCGCACCCTCTTTCCAGAAACTCCGCTACAGGAGAATGACTACCTCTCGCGCAAGTTCGGCGCGCGGGTGCTTCTCAAGCGCGAAGACCTGACGCCGGTTCGCTCCTACAAGATTCGCGGCGCGTTCAACTTCTTCCGTAAGGAGCTTTCACAGGAAAAGCAGGGTGCGACCTTCGTATGCGCCTCAGCCGGCAATCACGCGCAGGGTTTCGCCTTTGTTTGCAGGCATTTCGGAGTGAAGGGCGTGGTGTTCATGCCGGTCACCACGCCGCAGCAGAAGATTGACAAGACCAAGCTGTTCGGCGGCGAGTGGATCGAAGTGCGGCTCGTCGGCGACTTTTTCGACGATTGCTACCGTGCTGCGCTCGACTATTCGGAAAGCGGCGGCGGGCACATGGTGCCGCCGTTCGACCATAAGGATATCATCGAGGGGCAGGCCACCGTCGGCGCGGAAATCCTGCGCCAGATGCCGCACGGCAAAGCGCCGGACATGCTGTTCGTGCCGGTCGGCGGCGGTGGACTGTCGGCAGGCATTTCCAGATATTTCGCTGATGCAGAGGCGCAGACCCGCTTCGTGTTCTGCGAACCGCAAGGCGCGCCCAGCCTCAAGCAGAGCCTGCTTGAGCATAAACGTGTGAAGCTGGCGAAGGTGGACAATTTCGTCGACGGGGCGGCGGTCGCGGAGATTGGTCGTGAACCGTTGAGGCACCTCAAGGAATTTGCACCCGACGCCGTGCACCTCATTCCCGAAAACCGCCTCTGCGCCACCATGATCGAGCTACTCAATGTCGAGGGGGTTGTGCTGGAGCCTGCAGGTGCGCTGTCCATCGATGCGTTGAAAGATTTTTCGCGCCGCGACCTGAAGGGCAAGACCGTGGTTTGCGTTGTGTCAGGCGGCAATTTCGACTTCGAGCGCCTGCCCGATGTGAAGGAGCGCGCCCTGCGCTTCGAAGGGCTCAAGAAGTATTTCGTATTTCGTTTTCCGCAGCGTCCGGGCGCGCTGCGCGCGTTCCTCGACTTGCTCGGCCCCGACGACGATATCGCGAGGTTTGAGTATCTGAAGAAATCGGCACGCAATTTCGGATCGGTGCTGATCGGCATCGAAACGAAGGACAGGCGGAATTTCGATATTCTCGCACGGCGCTTCAACGATGCCGGATGGGCCTATCAGGACATAACCGATAACGAGACGCTCGCAGGCTTTATCATATAGCCGTACGGTGTAGCCGGATCGTTCACAATTTACTGCGTCGCACAATGAGCTTGCAATAGAGGCGCAAATCATCCATATGCGCCGCAGACAGGCGCATGGGCCGCAATTGCCGGCTTTCCCAAAAATGGACTTCGTTGCGTCTCGCTCCGCCTTCCGAAAGGA
Protein-coding sequences here:
- a CDS encoding acyl-CoA thioesterase: MSIGDGRTKRSEYRTFRTITTRWMDNDVYGHMNNVVHYSLFDTAINGWLVEQGVLDLAQSDHIGLVVETGCRYFAEMAFPDVVAAGIRVGRIGTSSVRYEVGLFRNDEEDAAAQGFFVHVYVDRTTRRPKPISDRFRQALETMG
- a CDS encoding DEAD/DEAH box helicase, with the protein product MTTETQPQAQPVSFADLGLSPKVLSAVTDSGYVNPTPIQAGAIPHALQGKDVLGIAQTGTGKTASFVLPMLTRLEKGRARARMPRTLILEPTRELAAQVEENFTKYGKNHRLTVALLIGGVSFDDQEKKLERGADVLIATPGRLLDHFERGKLLLTGVEILVIDEADRMLDMGFIPDIERICKLIPFTRQTLFFSATMPPEITKLTEQFLHAPVRIEVAKASSTASTVTQRLVKSGSKPWDKRAVLRDLIQSEGDGIKNAIIFCNRKVDVSELFRSLVKYDFNAGALHGDMDQRARMTMLSNFRDGKLKLLVASDVAARGLDIPDVSHVFNFDVPIHSEDYVHRIGRTGRAGRAGKSFTIVTRSDMRYVDAIEKLIGKTVEWHDGDLSTLAPSTDSDDERPRGRGGKPERRTRGKDARGKSAPRVKAEEAEAPEAAPERRVRKDAIRQDNAERKIQPEQRDRPVREPRRHREDDEEVNTTVGFGEDTPAFMMVSAKV
- a CDS encoding NAD kinase, whose amino-acid sequence is MIGTAPKVSFASSDVPDAREGAARLIALYGQADPKEADVVVALGGDGFLLQTLRETMSTGKRVYGMNRGTVGFLMNPFAEDNLLERITVAQPETIRPLEMEAVQADGTITNALAINEVALWRQSYQTAKIRITVDGKVRLEELNCDGVMVATPAGSTAYNLSAQGPILPLDAPLLALTPVSPFRPRRWRGALLPDLAHVRFDILESEKRPVNAAADHTEVKGVTTVSVRESRVHTATLLFDPDHSWNERILSEQFRY
- a CDS encoding EF-hand domain-containing protein, with the translated sequence MRSYVLSAAALLLGTGVAFAQQSQTMNEGQLNQVDTDKNGAVSAAEYQSFMNAAFAKLDANGNGSLSATETAKVLTPDQFSTLDANSNGAVDKKEFMTQVMKDFAAADKSGDGTLK
- a CDS encoding alpha/beta hydrolase, coding for MDVIRKIALVALFLLAVGCANQNTREILTLQSREARPDQIAATHQIFVATTREKSVDELEYYGSVRAPKTDFAKVDMTVPSVHAVGMIERRKGKVADPAKFFTASSITGYSEPAFENAVGADIAKHDGRVLVFVHGYKTSFDSAVYRITQIVHDAGYEGTPVLFSWASGGKLVDYVYDNNSATAARDSLEATLRMISKRAKRVDIMAHSMGNWVTMEALRQLAIAGDPTLGGKLGDVILASPDIDVDVFKAQMRRYGKPKKPFILLLSGNDRALQLSGFLAGERPRVGDYADAADLAQYGVAVADLTAVKGDRLGHTKFAANPVIIKLIGAGLNNEASTIDSEEAITDRVNELGRRLGGSLGTAAEIVLTTPLAALKVVVGN
- a CDS encoding TrkH family potassium uptake protein; translation: MNSLAIRAAVHVAAVFAMYLSAAMLIPAAIDLYFGNRDWQVFAFSALVMGGISTALMLATRGGSPQPNTRFGFFLVNLLWLTLAVAGAVPFMMSSLSLSFTDALFESVSGITTTGATVISGLDNAAPGIIMWRSLLSFMGGLGVIALGLFLLPFLNIGGVSYFKIESSEIADRPFARFHTFAISLIAIYTMLVTCCAIAYAASGMPGFHAINHAMSTIATGGFSTHDTSFLRYAQNSAILWTGSIFMLIGGLPFSVMILFAVRGRYDAVRDPQIRIYVGYTIAFSLVVAIYLRATRDISFFDALTHATFNIVSMITTTGYSSDDYLLWGPFAVACIYVSMFLGGCSGSTTGAIKAYRFLILFQLLGNGFRRLIYPNTVLPVRYGDRTIDQDMQRAVVLFISSFFVLLAIFTVLLGATGLDFLSASSGALASLTNVGPGLSPQIGPMGNYADIPDAAKWICSAAMLLGRLEILSVLVIFSPVFWRA
- the ilvA gene encoding threonine ammonia-lyase IlvA, which produces MTFAQRVLRAEAAVRTLFPETPLQENDYLSRKFGARVLLKREDLTPVRSYKIRGAFNFFRKELSQEKQGATFVCASAGNHAQGFAFVCRHFGVKGVVFMPVTTPQQKIDKTKLFGGEWIEVRLVGDFFDDCYRAALDYSESGGGHMVPPFDHKDIIEGQATVGAEILRQMPHGKAPDMLFVPVGGGGLSAGISRYFADAEAQTRFVFCEPQGAPSLKQSLLEHKRVKLAKVDNFVDGAAVAEIGREPLRHLKEFAPDAVHLIPENRLCATMIELLNVEGVVLEPAGALSIDALKDFSRRDLKGKTVVCVVSGGNFDFERLPDVKERALRFEGLKKYFVFRFPQRPGALRAFLDLLGPDDDIARFEYLKKSARNFGSVLIGIETKDRRNFDILARRFNDAGWAYQDITDNETLAGFII